A genome region from Christensenella minuta includes the following:
- a CDS encoding UvrD-helicase domain-containing protein — MNLTEKQARAVETQTKNVLVSAAAGSGKTSVLAKRVVRIIENGGDVRSMLVMTFTNAAAAEMRQRIARELREEGARGGGRRLYDQAEFVAAADISTFHSFCGKVVRRNYALLGLSPGVRIMDEGEMNRIKSASARELFDDLYEAEDAGFLQLLKRYTRRGDDRTLADYLFRIYDYLMSKPDPFGWARWSEEKNNPDYIAWLGRQHDESIAEGLSRAEAWIAAAAAVSGSVEEKQFAQDMICIALLKEMRQCVRTEGAQAFFARYGGAKIPNVVKGLHESCKARIQKMYGEARKLLKEALLAAAEPFAERVQEELSHTQQDVRAMIRLVRAFHERYAGNKTDANVLDYSDMEHFALRALQDEDVRALYAATYQYIFVDEYQDTNPVQEEIVRAVSCEGSLFMVGDIKQSIYKFRLADPFIFREKAREFRREAEGGELILMNDNFRSKKGVIDAVNGIMERVMCERLGEVCYDDGERLCGSADGGGARILLCGEKVEDGKDRGKHAVQAEMIAAEIERELSGTVADKKTGQPRPVSCGDIAVLFRSRGELIYHLKSELDKRGIPCAVDVEQAKDLKEIELFVNVLRLVDNPQQDVPLLSVMRSFIGGMDEQDFAQIRVADGPAKEPFYRSAERYAQRDDPLAGKLRFLYARLGFLRTCAVSLSIPEFLARMAQELDFETYLACTPGGEMKQAVFSQFLAMAAELGRQENSLYLLLRALREIKKKDGAYLKAAVRTGSADCVHITTIHGSKGLEYPIVYVAGLERTLTVQDFKNRMLIHADFGLVAQYIDEEKLLRRPTAELELAKRQIRREYLSEELRVLYVAMTRARERLVLAGSVGDMERARERWQLMRDMGNYEDAKSMLDWIMAANADDVIPVEAIDGKREEDERGLPDVSEEIERLRGLGAQAELLSAGPYDAVPAKVSVSAVKQAKSIRHFLTPVLPDEDEEITGARLGTLVHSMMERAVFSAAGIEEAARDMLARKLLTRQEYEAVMSHQDWIRGFLETPLYARIEKAGKVLREQPFNLEVEADSIGYEGTGKMLVQGILDLAFLEDAWVLVDYKTDRVTEKTVDETAQGYAVQLELYARALHEITGIPVKEKYLYFLRLQKCMEL, encoded by the coding sequence GTGAATTTAACGGAAAAACAGGCAAGGGCAGTCGAAACACAGACAAAGAACGTACTTGTGTCCGCGGCAGCGGGCAGCGGCAAGACGAGCGTCCTTGCAAAACGCGTAGTACGCATCATAGAAAATGGGGGCGACGTGCGCTCGATGCTTGTCATGACGTTTACGAACGCAGCGGCGGCGGAGATGCGCCAGCGTATCGCACGCGAGCTGCGCGAGGAGGGCGCCCGCGGCGGAGGCCGCCGCCTGTACGACCAGGCGGAATTTGTGGCGGCGGCGGATATCTCGACCTTCCACAGCTTTTGCGGCAAGGTAGTGCGCAGGAATTACGCGCTTTTGGGCCTTTCGCCCGGCGTTCGTATCATGGACGAGGGCGAAATGAACCGGATAAAGTCTGCGTCGGCACGCGAACTGTTCGATGACTTGTATGAGGCGGAGGACGCGGGATTCCTGCAGCTTCTGAAGCGGTATACCCGGCGCGGCGACGACCGGACGCTGGCGGATTATTTGTTCCGCATTTATGATTACCTTATGAGCAAGCCCGATCCGTTCGGATGGGCGCGGTGGTCGGAAGAAAAAAATAATCCGGACTATATTGCCTGGCTGGGAAGACAGCACGACGAAAGTATTGCGGAGGGCCTTTCGCGTGCGGAGGCCTGGATCGCCGCCGCGGCGGCGGTCTCCGGTAGCGTGGAGGAAAAACAATTTGCGCAGGATATGATCTGTATCGCCCTGCTGAAGGAAATGCGGCAATGTGTGCGCACGGAAGGCGCGCAGGCTTTTTTCGCGCGATATGGCGGCGCGAAAATACCCAATGTGGTCAAGGGCCTGCACGAAAGCTGCAAGGCGCGCATCCAGAAAATGTATGGCGAAGCGCGCAAGCTGCTGAAGGAAGCGTTGCTTGCTGCTGCGGAGCCCTTTGCCGAACGGGTGCAGGAAGAGCTTTCCCACACCCAGCAAGACGTGCGCGCCATGATCCGGCTGGTGCGCGCTTTCCATGAACGCTATGCGGGGAACAAGACGGACGCGAATGTGCTCGACTATTCCGATATGGAGCATTTTGCGCTCAGGGCCCTGCAGGACGAAGACGTGCGCGCGCTGTATGCGGCTACTTATCAATATATTTTTGTGGACGAATATCAGGACACCAATCCTGTGCAGGAGGAAATTGTCCGTGCGGTCTCTTGCGAGGGAAGCCTGTTCATGGTGGGGGATATCAAGCAGAGCATCTATAAATTCCGGTTGGCGGACCCTTTTATTTTCCGCGAAAAGGCGCGCGAATTCCGCAGGGAAGCCGAAGGCGGCGAGCTCATTTTGATGAATGACAACTTTCGCAGCAAAAAAGGCGTGATTGACGCGGTGAACGGGATCATGGAGCGCGTGATGTGCGAGCGCCTCGGGGAGGTGTGTTATGACGACGGCGAACGCTTGTGCGGGAGCGCGGACGGCGGCGGTGCACGTATCCTTTTGTGCGGGGAAAAAGTGGAGGATGGCAAGGACCGCGGCAAGCATGCCGTGCAGGCGGAAATGATCGCTGCGGAAATCGAGCGGGAGCTTTCCGGCACGGTAGCGGATAAGAAGACAGGACAGCCGCGGCCGGTGTCATGCGGCGATATCGCGGTGCTCTTCCGTTCGCGCGGAGAGCTTATTTACCATTTGAAGTCTGAGCTTGACAAGCGTGGGATCCCGTGCGCCGTAGACGTTGAGCAGGCAAAGGACTTAAAGGAAATCGAGCTTTTTGTCAACGTGCTGCGGCTGGTGGATAACCCGCAGCAGGACGTGCCGCTGCTTTCCGTGATGCGTTCGTTCATCGGAGGTATGGACGAACAGGACTTTGCGCAGATACGCGTTGCGGACGGCCCGGCAAAGGAGCCGTTCTACAGGAGTGCGGAACGCTATGCGCAGCGGGACGATCCGCTCGCGGGAAAATTGCGCTTCCTTTATGCACGGCTCGGCTTCCTGCGTACATGTGCGGTCTCGCTTTCCATTCCGGAGTTCCTTGCCCGGATGGCGCAAGAGCTCGATTTTGAAACCTATCTCGCGTGTACTCCGGGCGGGGAGATGAAGCAGGCGGTGTTTTCACAATTTCTCGCGATGGCGGCGGAGCTTGGGCGGCAGGAAAATAGTCTCTATCTCCTGCTGCGGGCGCTGCGTGAGATCAAAAAGAAGGACGGAGCTTACCTCAAGGCGGCGGTGCGCACGGGGAGCGCGGATTGCGTACATATTACTACCATTCATGGCTCTAAGGGGCTCGAATATCCCATCGTCTATGTGGCGGGCCTTGAGCGTACGCTTACCGTACAGGATTTTAAAAACAGAATGCTGATCCATGCGGATTTTGGCCTCGTGGCGCAATATATCGACGAAGAAAAACTGCTGCGCCGTCCGACAGCCGAGCTTGAGCTTGCCAAACGGCAAATTCGGCGTGAATATCTGTCGGAAGAACTGCGCGTTCTCTATGTGGCGATGACGCGCGCGCGGGAACGGCTGGTTCTGGCAGGCAGCGTGGGCGATATGGAGCGCGCGCGGGAGCGGTGGCAGCTCATGCGCGATATGGGGAATTATGAAGACGCGAAATCCATGCTCGACTGGATCATGGCGGCCAATGCGGACGATGTGATACCGGTGGAGGCCATAGACGGGAAGCGGGAAGAAGATGAGCGCGGCCTGCCAGACGTGTCCGAGGAGATAGAGCGCCTGCGCGGCCTTGGAGCCCAGGCGGAGCTTTTGAGCGCGGGACCCTATGACGCAGTGCCGGCCAAGGTATCGGTCAGCGCGGTGAAGCAGGCGAAAAGCATCCGGCATTTCCTTACGCCCGTGCTCCCGGACGAAGACGAAGAGATCACCGGAGCACGCCTGGGCACGCTTGTGCACAGCATGATGGAACGCGCCGTGTTTTCAGCGGCCGGAATAGAGGAGGCCGCGCGGGACATGCTGGCGAGAAAGCTGCTCACCCGGCAGGAATATGAAGCGGTAATGAGCCACCAGGACTGGATTCGCGGCTTTCTCGAGACGCCGCTCTATGCGCGGATCGAGAAGGCGGGCAAGGTATTGCGCGAACAGCCCTTCAACCTTGAGGTAGAAGCGGACAGCATCGGCTACGAGGGAACTGGAAAAATGCTTGTGCAAGGCATACTCGATCTTGCGTTTTTGGAGGACGCATGGGTGCTGGTGGATTATAAGACGGACCGCGTGACAGAGAAAACGGTTGATGAAACGGCGCAGGGATACGCGGTGCAGCTCGAGCTGTACGCGCGTGCCCTGCACGAAATCACAGGGATCCCTGTAAAAGAAAAATACCTGTATTTCCTGCGGCTGCAAAAGTGCATGGAGTTGTAG
- a CDS encoding PD-(D/E)XK nuclease family protein, with amino-acid sequence MGVTFVLGRTASQRDERVALKIKQIAERDPLAEVLVVVPPQSTYITEKQLMRALHAKGLMGVCVQSPARVADRVLESTYGRTVTSIDAAGKSMLLRTILDEEAPELSALARCVGKSDLPVQLADLISELKTLDVMPDMLLGITTEHAATREKLKDIARLYERFNEKSEGLFDTEDKINLVIDHIPEADFVRRSHLVIHGFDIYNAQTVRFIKALMRTAKDTVMSFYYAPAGAADAGTYEICNENRDKFLADAMKLGLKTEIVTEERDVSPDILHIEKNLYAYPAEQSGRARDVSITRAADVEEEVRAVCAQVVWLNQKYGYAYRDMAVVCGSAERYVPAIARVFRQAGVPCFAGEKRTLDQCAFSTFLLTAIELMQGKLKKDTLIAHAKTGLCDLTEYEVCAMENYVFSNVRDGFAFTFPFREAAAEQAREKLMEPLLKLREDAKKAKTAGQLLGCAADYMDRLEAAKKLNRQFARAQKAGLMESAEWNAQVADKTMRILAQAREILGGTSMKKRQLVGLLKTGLRAQKVGVIPPGADEVAVGEISYIRIGDVKAVFVLGANDGILPNYEQSSDILADYERELLLSQLAGLRFTGNVEKQKLAILKTFTKPEEKLFLSFVDDGREKPSPLLGKVCELFDGIRQNEAGKLALTLKQNAYLKTAQALRSFGSGQGLACAEEVASAVLRDGEFPQRQRAILWGVRSANAARQLKPETAAELYREMKGSASRLEKYYECPYKHFIGYGLKVVPPREYTIDPLDVGNYAHKILETLTSRFRETGERWADVPDGRFDEYLTHSASQAREEQSKYTLNKHNENVLRAVEREVRLAAHAIRRQSGKSALQPRESECWFEKEFADGLTLTGKIDRIDAAEMDGTLYFEIVDYKTGEPHFSLRELAGGLSLQLMIYIMAGAELLGGNAQFAGANYFRIHLPSFSGEGKVPEEDFDMEGICGVDFDTAQKLYGGEGDVVVTIALRRKKDGEMRQGTKERMFSAREVGTLLSFTKELVEGAVHGMRQGNTQIRPYLMDGRTGCDYCEFSGVCMFDEAYAGNRPRVIEQVTREDLLGGAEGSEAE; translated from the coding sequence ATGGGCGTTACCTTTGTGCTCGGGCGTACTGCGTCGCAGCGGGACGAACGGGTCGCTTTAAAAATCAAACAAATTGCGGAACGGGACCCGCTTGCGGAAGTCCTTGTTGTGGTACCGCCGCAATCCACTTATATTACGGAGAAGCAGCTGATGCGCGCCCTGCACGCAAAGGGGCTGATGGGCGTATGCGTGCAAAGCCCGGCCCGCGTTGCAGACCGCGTGCTGGAAAGCACGTACGGCAGGACGGTTACAAGCATCGACGCGGCGGGGAAAAGTATGCTCCTGCGCACGATTCTGGACGAAGAAGCGCCGGAGCTTTCGGCGCTTGCGCGCTGCGTGGGAAAAAGCGACTTGCCGGTACAGCTTGCGGACCTGATTTCCGAACTGAAAACACTCGACGTTATGCCTGATATGCTGCTTGGGATAACAACGGAGCACGCCGCCACGCGCGAGAAGCTGAAGGATATCGCCCGTTTATACGAGCGGTTCAATGAAAAATCGGAAGGGCTTTTCGATACGGAGGATAAGATCAACCTCGTGATCGACCATATCCCGGAAGCGGATTTTGTCAGGCGTTCGCACCTTGTGATCCATGGATTCGACATTTACAACGCACAGACGGTGCGGTTTATAAAGGCGCTGATGCGCACGGCAAAGGATACGGTGATGTCTTTTTATTATGCGCCTGCCGGTGCGGCGGACGCTGGGACTTATGAAATCTGTAACGAGAACCGGGATAAATTCCTTGCGGATGCCATGAAGCTTGGCCTTAAAACGGAAATCGTAACGGAGGAGCGGGATGTTTCGCCGGATATCCTGCATATTGAAAAAAATCTGTATGCCTACCCCGCCGAGCAGTCCGGGCGCGCACGGGACGTGAGCATCACGCGCGCCGCAGACGTGGAGGAAGAGGTGCGGGCGGTGTGTGCGCAGGTGGTGTGGCTGAACCAAAAATATGGGTATGCCTACCGCGATATGGCAGTGGTCTGCGGAAGCGCGGAACGGTATGTTCCAGCAATCGCGCGGGTCTTCAGGCAGGCGGGCGTGCCCTGCTTTGCCGGGGAGAAACGGACGCTTGACCAATGCGCGTTCAGCACCTTTCTGCTTACAGCGATAGAACTCATGCAGGGCAAGCTGAAAAAAGACACCCTAATCGCCCATGCAAAGACAGGGCTGTGCGATCTTACGGAATATGAGGTCTGCGCGATGGAAAACTATGTATTTTCCAATGTGCGCGATGGGTTTGCTTTTACCTTTCCATTCCGGGAAGCGGCGGCGGAACAGGCGCGGGAGAAACTTATGGAGCCGCTCCTCAAACTGCGGGAGGATGCGAAGAAAGCCAAAACGGCAGGGCAGCTTCTTGGCTGTGCGGCAGACTATATGGATAGGCTGGAGGCAGCCAAAAAGCTGAACAGGCAGTTTGCCCGGGCGCAGAAGGCCGGACTTATGGAAAGCGCGGAATGGAATGCGCAGGTGGCGGATAAGACAATGCGTATCCTGGCACAGGCGCGGGAGATACTTGGCGGTACATCTATGAAGAAGCGTCAGCTTGTGGGCCTGCTGAAGACGGGGCTGCGGGCGCAGAAGGTGGGGGTGATCCCGCCGGGAGCGGACGAGGTTGCCGTGGGCGAGATATCTTATATTCGTATCGGGGATGTAAAGGCGGTGTTTGTGCTTGGCGCAAACGACGGTATTCTGCCCAATTACGAACAGAGCTCGGACATCCTTGCGGACTATGAACGCGAACTACTGCTCTCGCAGCTTGCGGGGCTGCGCTTCACGGGCAACGTGGAAAAACAAAAGCTGGCGATCTTGAAGACATTCACCAAACCGGAGGAGAAGCTTTTTCTGAGCTTTGTAGACGACGGGCGGGAAAAGCCATCGCCCCTGCTTGGCAAGGTGTGCGAGCTGTTCGACGGAATCCGGCAGAATGAGGCGGGGAAGCTTGCCCTGACGCTCAAGCAAAACGCTTACCTAAAAACGGCGCAGGCCCTTCGTTCCTTTGGCAGCGGACAGGGACTGGCGTGCGCGGAGGAGGTTGCTTCCGCTGTGCTGCGGGATGGGGAATTCCCGCAGCGGCAGCGCGCGATCCTGTGGGGAGTCCGCAGCGCGAATGCCGCGCGGCAGCTGAAGCCGGAAACGGCGGCGGAGCTGTATCGGGAAATGAAGGGAAGCGCAAGCAGGCTTGAAAAGTATTATGAATGCCCGTACAAGCATTTTATCGGTTATGGGCTTAAGGTTGTCCCGCCGCGGGAATACACCATTGATCCGCTTGACGTAGGCAACTATGCGCATAAAATACTCGAGACGCTGACCAGCCGCTTCCGCGAAACGGGGGAGCGGTGGGCGGACGTCCCGGACGGCAGGTTCGACGAATATCTTACGCACAGTGCATCGCAGGCACGGGAAGAGCAGAGCAAATATACGCTCAATAAGCACAACGAAAACGTATTGCGCGCGGTGGAGCGGGAAGTCCGGCTGGCGGCGCATGCCATCCGCAGGCAGTCGGGCAAGTCGGCGCTGCAGCCGCGGGAAAGCGAATGTTGGTTTGAAAAAGAGTTTGCGGACGGGCTTACGCTCACCGGCAAAATCGACCGGATCGACGCGGCGGAGATGGACGGTACCCTTTATTTTGAAATTGTGGATTATAAGACGGGGGAACCGCATTTCTCCCTGCGCGAGCTCGCCGGGGGGCTGTCTTTGCAGCTGATGATTTATATCATGGCAGGGGCGGAGCTGCTGGGGGGCAACGCGCAATTTGCGGGCGCGAATTATTTCAGGATTCATCTTCCTTCGTTCAGCGGAGAAGGGAAAGTGCCGGAAGAGGATTTTGATATGGAGGGCATATGCGGTGTGGATTTCGATACCGCGCAAAAGCTTTACGGCGGAGAGGGGGACGTGGTCGTGACCATCGCCCTCAGACGGAAAAAAGACGGCGAAATGAGGCAGGGCACCAAAGAAAGGATGTTTTCCGCGCGGGAGGTCGGCACGCTTCTTTCCTTTACGAAAGAACTGGTGGAGGGCGCCGTGCACGGAATGCGGCAGGGCAACACGCAGATACGGCCTTACCTGATGGATGGGCGGACGGGCTGCGACTATTGCGAATTTTCCGGCGTGTGTATGTTTGACGAAGCCTACGCGGGGAACAGGCCGCGCGTCATTGAACAAGTAACCCGGGAGGATTTGCTCGGCGGGGCGGAAGGCAGCGAAGCGGAATAA
- a CDS encoding substrate-binding periplasmic protein, with protein MKKYSRDRRRDTPARRFVQANKKKLTALLCAALAVVAVVLVLMNLAARQGFESSFLMTRDTVKVGLRTDIEGFGSVDENGNLVGFDRDYIDTILNELLGGQTKMYEYYPLTSQEAGGAIKYGTVDIALGLLTNGTDKTKGFTLTKPYYTDDVVVVTRADSRAQGLADIESDSIGLFATAVPSSDFADHLESQGLDFEILRYADFESATIDLDAGRVAAIAMPRAMSKQFENAGYRILAEPAYEVGYSIMLPTGQSAVEAEFNRVIDQFAEDGTTFALEQKWGI; from the coding sequence TTGAAAAAATACTCCAGGGACCGCCGCCGCGATACGCCGGCGCGCAGGTTTGTACAAGCAAATAAGAAAAAACTGACCGCACTCCTGTGCGCTGCGCTTGCAGTCGTGGCTGTGGTACTTGTTTTGATGAACCTCGCGGCCAGGCAGGGCTTTGAATCCAGTTTCCTGATGACGCGCGATACGGTCAAGGTGGGGCTGCGCACGGATATCGAAGGCTTTGGCAGTGTGGACGAAAATGGTAACCTTGTCGGTTTTGACCGGGATTATATCGATACGATCCTGAACGAACTGCTGGGCGGGCAGACGAAAATGTACGAATATTATCCGCTCACGTCGCAGGAGGCGGGCGGGGCCATCAAATATGGAACGGTGGATATTGCGCTCGGGCTACTTACGAACGGGACGGATAAAACGAAGGGCTTTACGCTGACGAAGCCGTATTATACGGATGACGTAGTAGTCGTGACACGGGCGGATTCGCGTGCCCAGGGGCTTGCCGACATCGAGAGCGACTCTATCGGGCTTTTCGCGACGGCGGTCCCTTCCTCGGACTTCGCGGATCATTTGGAAAGCCAGGGGCTTGATTTTGAAATCCTGCGGTATGCGGATTTTGAAAGCGCGACGATCGATCTGGACGCGGGGCGCGTCGCGGCGATCGCCATGCCGCGCGCTATGTCGAAACAGTTTGAAAACGCGGGCTACCGAATCCTTGCGGAGCCGGCGTATGAGGTGGGATACAGCATTATGCTTCCTACGGGGCAGAGTGCGGTGGAAGCAGAATTCAACCGCGTGATCGACCAGTTTGCAGAAGACGGGACTACGTTCGCGCTGGAACAAAAATGGGGGATATGA
- a CDS encoding SGNH/GDSL hydrolase family protein, whose translation MAQKFVESILVMGDSVAKGVVFHPEKKRYVFSKDGFIRRLKAILRPSVHDLSKFGTTSDYGQRILSEKLTDLNPDLVLIEYGGNDCDYKWDEVAEDPMAVHLPNTPLKVFEDNILRMVQSLKKLNKVPVLMNLPPLNAASYFRWFTKNDPQRAHNILKWLHDVSKIYWWQEKYSYTIEKIAQATGAHMVNVRGAFLRQPKYQALICEDGIHPNGDGQALMEKTFVDYIVKHAAYMMA comes from the coding sequence ATGGCTCAAAAATTTGTTGAATCTATTCTGGTGATGGGGGATTCCGTCGCCAAAGGCGTTGTATTCCACCCGGAAAAGAAACGTTATGTTTTCTCGAAGGACGGATTCATCCGGCGGCTGAAAGCCATTCTTCGTCCGAGCGTCCACGACCTTTCAAAGTTCGGGACGACGTCGGATTATGGACAGCGTATCCTGTCGGAAAAGCTTACCGACCTGAACCCCGACTTGGTGCTGATCGAATACGGCGGCAACGACTGCGACTACAAATGGGATGAGGTCGCCGAAGACCCGATGGCGGTGCACCTGCCCAATACTCCTTTGAAGGTGTTCGAGGATAATATCCTGCGCATGGTGCAGTCGCTGAAAAAACTGAATAAAGTTCCCGTGCTGATGAACCTGCCTCCGCTCAACGCCGCCTCCTATTTCCGCTGGTTCACAAAAAACGATCCGCAGCGCGCGCATAACATTTTAAAGTGGCTGCACGACGTATCCAAAATTTACTGGTGGCAGGAAAAATACTCCTATACCATCGAAAAGATTGCGCAGGCAACAGGGGCGCATATGGTAAACGTGCGCGGCGCGTTCCTGCGGCAGCCGAAATACCAGGCGTTAATCTGCGAAGACGGCATTCACCCCAACGGGGACGGGCAGGCGCTGATGGAGAAAACCTTCGTGGACTATATCGTAAAACACGCCGCTTATATGATGGCATGA
- the ispE gene encoding 4-(cytidine 5'-diphospho)-2-C-methyl-D-erythritol kinase, producing MKLEAFAKLNLSLAVTGRRADGMHELDMLMQNISLADELEIFPADAVSLQCEGIPADESNTAVKAARLFFEAAGIRGGARMTLKKHIPAQAGLGGGSSDAGAVLNALNEIYGAGLSQEQLKEIAARIGADVPFFLKGGCMRARGIGEILSPVRNACDFSYLLVKPEGGVMTGPAYAKYHDLPAVTPDIGTAAAALEAGDREAYFNAAGNSLLPAGAALCPEVGTLLEECMEYGASFAMMTGSGSCVFAVFSDAAEEERAYAAFLGRYAFCVRARNTKEAFRVIGP from the coding sequence ATGAAACTGGAAGCATTTGCAAAGCTGAACCTGTCTCTTGCGGTGACCGGCAGGCGTGCGGACGGAATGCACGAGCTGGATATGCTCATGCAGAATATTTCGCTTGCGGACGAACTCGAGATATTTCCGGCGGACGCCGTATCCCTGCAATGCGAAGGAATTCCGGCGGATGAAAGCAACACCGCCGTCAAAGCGGCCCGGCTGTTTTTTGAAGCGGCGGGAATACGCGGCGGCGCACGGATGACGCTTAAAAAACATATCCCGGCGCAGGCGGGCCTCGGCGGGGGCAGCAGTGATGCGGGCGCCGTGTTAAACGCGCTCAATGAAATTTATGGCGCGGGGCTTTCCCAGGAACAGTTGAAGGAGATCGCGGCGCGGATCGGCGCGGATGTTCCGTTTTTCCTCAAAGGCGGCTGCATGCGGGCGCGGGGGATCGGCGAGATCCTCAGTCCGGTGCGCAATGCCTGCGATTTTTCCTACCTGCTGGTTAAACCGGAAGGGGGCGTCATGACCGGGCCAGCCTACGCAAAATACCACGATCTTCCCGCCGTAACGCCGGATATTGGAACCGCTGCCGCGGCGCTCGAGGCGGGAGACCGGGAGGCGTATTTCAATGCGGCGGGCAATTCCCTTTTGCCGGCGGGCGCTGCCCTGTGCCCCGAAGTGGGTACGCTTCTGGAGGAGTGTATGGAGTATGGTGCGAGCTTTGCAATGATGACGGGCAGCGGAAGCTGCGTATTTGCAGTATTTTCCGATGCGGCAGAAGAGGAACGGGCGTATGCGGCCTTTTTGGGACGGTATGCTTTCTGTGTACGCGCACGGAATACAAAAGAGGCGTTCCGGGTAATCGGACCGTGA
- a CDS encoding class I SAM-dependent methyltransferase, producing MFLTDGWQDYTVLDTGDGMKLEKWGDVILSRPDPQVIWAKQAPELWREAHAEYMRSDRGGGQWNFLRKLPERWILSYGSLRFYVRPTGFKHTGLFPEQAANWDFMAGMIGRASFRPRILNLFAYTGGATLACAQAGAQVTHIDAAKSMNGWAKENLALSGLEDRPVRILADDCLKFVLREQRRGNRYDGIVMDPPSYGRGADGKVFRTEDDLFHLVEETAKLLSDTPLFFIINSYTTGLSSVVCKNLLRICLPGCGGTVDAGDLCLPIKGQEVVLPCGTTTRWHI from the coding sequence GTGTTTTTAACAGATGGATGGCAGGATTATACGGTGCTCGATACGGGCGACGGCATGAAGCTTGAGAAGTGGGGGGATGTGATTCTTTCCCGTCCGGACCCGCAGGTCATCTGGGCAAAGCAGGCCCCGGAATTGTGGCGCGAGGCACACGCGGAGTATATGCGCAGCGACCGCGGCGGCGGCCAGTGGAACTTTTTGCGGAAGCTGCCCGAACGTTGGATCCTTTCATACGGTTCCCTCAGGTTTTACGTACGGCCTACCGGGTTCAAGCATACCGGCCTTTTCCCCGAGCAGGCGGCAAATTGGGATTTTATGGCGGGGATGATCGGCAGGGCCTCCTTCAGGCCGCGTATCCTCAACCTGTTTGCGTATACCGGCGGCGCAACGCTTGCCTGCGCGCAGGCAGGCGCGCAGGTCACGCACATCGACGCGGCGAAAAGCATGAACGGCTGGGCAAAGGAAAACCTCGCGCTGTCCGGCCTTGAAGACCGCCCCGTCCGCATCCTTGCGGACGATTGCCTGAAATTCGTGCTGCGTGAGCAGCGCCGGGGCAACCGCTACGACGGGATCGTGATGGACCCGCCCAGCTATGGACGGGGCGCAGACGGAAAAGTCTTCCGTACCGAGGACGACCTGTTCCATCTTGTAGAAGAGACCGCAAAGCTGCTTTCCGATACGCCCCTCTTTTTTATCATCAACTCCTATACCACCGGTCTTTCCTCCGTGGTATGCAAAAACCTGCTCCGCATTTGTCTGCCCGGATGCGGCGGAACGGTCGACGCGGGCGACCTGTGTCTGCCCATCAAAGGCCAGGAGGTCGTGCTCCCCTGCGGCACGACGACAAGGTGGCATATATGA
- a CDS encoding RluA family pseudouridine synthase, producing MIPHILYEDNHVIVAVKPQNMPSQADASRDMDFLTLLKQYIKEKYEKPGAVYLGLVHRLDRPAGGVMAFARTSKAAARLSAQIKGRSFQKGYYAVAAGKLPRAGTLVDELLKDGRTNTSHVVPQGTQGAKHAELSYRVLSEREGYSLADISLKTGRPHQIRVQFSHAGAPLVGDAKYGGAENPLLCLWSYRLSFLHPTKKERMTFTCLPPDRFPWNLFELPTL from the coding sequence ATGATTCCCCATATCCTCTATGAAGACAACCATGTGATCGTCGCGGTGAAGCCGCAAAATATGCCTTCCCAGGCAGACGCCTCGCGCGATATGGATTTTCTTACCTTACTCAAGCAATATATAAAAGAAAAATATGAAAAGCCCGGCGCGGTTTATCTCGGGCTTGTACACCGTCTCGACCGCCCAGCGGGCGGGGTTATGGCGTTCGCGCGCACCTCCAAAGCCGCGGCGCGGCTGTCCGCGCAGATAAAAGGCCGCTCCTTCCAAAAGGGTTATTATGCGGTCGCCGCAGGCAAGCTGCCGCGCGCAGGAACGCTTGTGGATGAACTTTTAAAGGACGGCAGGACAAATACTTCGCACGTCGTCCCGCAGGGGACGCAGGGCGCAAAGCACGCCGAGCTCTCCTACCGCGTCCTCTCCGAAAGGGAGGGCTATTCCCTTGCCGATATTTCCCTTAAAACAGGCCGCCCCCACCAGATCCGCGTACAGTTTTCCCATGCGGGCGCGCCTCTTGTCGGCGACGCGAAATACGGCGGCGCGGAAAATCCGCTGCTGTGCCTGTGGTCGTACCGTCTTTCCTTCCTGCATCCCACAAAAAAAGAGCGGATGACATTTACGTGCCTTCCGCCCGACCGTTTCCCATGGAATTTATTTGAGCTTCCCACCCTATGA